A genomic segment from Neobacillus sp. YX16 encodes:
- a CDS encoding flagellar basal body rod protein codes for MKKFGLVLAGGIAAIILLSTLGPMVGLLISLAILYFIYKQFIKAESTGGKIALGIIGVIFLMASISNAPAIIGLVAAYILYLVYKNWNSSKHTVINEESDPFVNFEKQWNEIKNY; via the coding sequence ATGAAAAAATTTGGTTTAGTTTTAGCAGGTGGTATTGCAGCCATCATCTTACTTTCTACACTTGGTCCGATGGTGGGGTTATTAATAAGTTTGGCGATTTTATATTTCATCTATAAACAGTTTATAAAAGCAGAATCAACCGGAGGAAAAATTGCACTTGGGATTATCGGGGTTATTTTTCTAATGGCTTCTATCTCTAATGCACCTGCCATTATCGGTCTTGTGGCTGCCTACATTCTTTACCTTGTTTATAAAAACTGGAATTCCAGCAAACACACTGTAATCAATGAAGAATCTGATCCATTTGTAAATTTTGAAAAGCAATGGAATGAAATAAAAAACTATTAA
- a CDS encoding PspA/IM30 family protein: MTNLFTRIKNTITADLSEALDQKEKQNPIVLLNQYLRQCEQETEKVAKFLERQSALKEEFTKELYHAEQLAEKRKYQAEIASKAGETELYQFASEEHQLYSNRAERLRASLEQVKGQLAELERKHGDMKNKLKDMQLRRMELMGRENVTRANHQINQVLETNTYSDKSYSRFEEIENYIDRLENQVNRSYNQTTIDTRIEQLEKEINHSN, from the coding sequence ATGACAAACCTTTTCACAAGAATTAAAAATACGATAACTGCAGACTTAAGTGAGGCACTTGATCAAAAAGAAAAACAAAATCCAATTGTATTACTTAATCAATACCTTCGCCAATGCGAACAGGAAACCGAAAAAGTTGCAAAATTCTTGGAGCGTCAATCCGCACTGAAGGAGGAGTTTACAAAAGAGCTGTACCATGCGGAGCAGTTAGCTGAAAAAAGGAAATATCAAGCTGAAATTGCTTCAAAGGCTGGTGAAACTGAGCTTTATCAATTTGCCTCTGAGGAGCACCAACTATATTCTAATCGCGCAGAGAGATTAAGAGCATCGCTCGAGCAAGTAAAAGGTCAGCTTGCTGAATTAGAAAGAAAGCACGGAGATATGAAGAACAAACTAAAGGATATGCAGCTTCGTCGGATGGAGCTGATGGGACGTGAAAACGTAACAAGAGCGAACCATCAAATCAATCAAGTTTTAGAAACGAACACATACTCAGATAAATCATACTCACGTTTCGAAGAAATTGAAAATTACATTGACCGACTCGAAAATCAAGTCAATCGTTCATATAATCAAACAACGATTGACACACGTATAGAACAATTAGAAAAGGAAATAAACCATTCTAATTAG
- a CDS encoding NADPH-dependent FMN reductase, which produces MKIVALVGSNRKESVNKKLAEYMQNRYQTTAEIEILPIEKLPMYNQDDELTPPEIVMEIKKKVADSDGVLFVTPEYNHSIPAFLKNAIDWFSRVDKVMVNKPVMIVGSSPGALGTARAQMHLRQILNSPGISALTLPGNEVFIGAVHEKLDESGKLVHEPTVQFIDTVMDNYIKWINKQSQ; this is translated from the coding sequence GTGAAAATCGTAGCACTTGTGGGTAGTAATAGGAAGGAATCTGTTAACAAAAAATTAGCTGAATACATGCAAAATCGCTATCAAACGACTGCAGAGATTGAAATTTTGCCTATTGAAAAGCTGCCGATGTATAATCAAGATGATGAGCTGACACCACCAGAAATCGTAATGGAGATTAAGAAAAAAGTGGCAGATAGTGACGGTGTTCTTTTTGTTACACCTGAGTATAACCACTCTATTCCTGCCTTTTTAAAAAATGCAATTGATTGGTTTTCCCGTGTTGATAAAGTAATGGTGAACAAACCTGTCATGATTGTCGGCAGTTCCCCTGGGGCATTAGGAACCGCCCGTGCACAAATGCATTTACGACAGATTTTAAATTCTCCTGGAATTTCTGCGTTAACACTGCCGGGAAATGAAGTATTTATTGGAGCTGTTCATGAAAAGCTCGACGAATCTGGAAAACTTGTTCATGAGCCAACTGTTCAGTTTATTGATACGGTGATGGACAATTACATAAAGTGGATAAATAAACAAAGTCAATAA
- a CDS encoding Yip1 family protein produces the protein MENPTEIITKEQKPSLLGMFTNPGEQFERIKQSPKIWVPLLIVSILYAIGMTLMALSMDASIFIEQGIPEDQVDLVLGVTKVTVAITGILTPIIGVLIGSAIHLIITKIASSPVTFKQLFSMNTYIAVIGAAGIILNTGIRYAIGGNPEIYVTSLAGLLNQEKVEFLGSFEVFAIWTMIVTAMGLHKTAQLSKGLAWTIAIVFFLIGIGFTLIGSLLQGAPMQ, from the coding sequence ATGGAAAATCCAACAGAGATCATTACAAAAGAACAAAAGCCTTCATTATTAGGAATGTTTACGAATCCGGGTGAACAATTTGAGAGAATTAAGCAGTCTCCAAAAATCTGGGTGCCGCTGCTAATTGTAAGTATCCTTTACGCAATCGGTATGACTTTAATGGCGCTATCGATGGATGCCTCAATCTTTATTGAGCAGGGGATTCCGGAGGATCAAGTTGACCTGGTACTAGGTGTTACAAAAGTCACCGTTGCCATAACAGGTATCCTTACACCCATTATCGGTGTTCTTATTGGCAGCGCAATCCACTTAATTATTACCAAGATTGCTAGTTCACCAGTAACATTTAAACAATTATTTTCAATGAATACGTATATCGCGGTAATCGGTGCTGCGGGAATCATTCTAAATACAGGTATTAGATATGCAATTGGCGGTAACCCAGAAATATATGTTACTAGTTTAGCAGGGTTGCTAAATCAAGAAAAAGTTGAATTTTTAGGTTCATTTGAGGTTTTTGCAATCTGGACTATGATTGTAACAGCTATGGGACTTCATAAAACAGCACAATTATCTAAAGGACTTGCATGGACAATTGCGATTGTATTCTTCTTAATCGGAATTGGCTTTACCTTAATCGGCAGTCTGCTGCAAGGAGCGCCGATGCAATAA
- a CDS encoding efflux RND transporter periplasmic adaptor subunit, protein MKKKTWIMISVISLVIIMISVSVYREVFAKGPSVETTEMKEEEISSLLMIPGTVKLEEEQIIYASPEKGELKELLVVEGQEVKKGTVVARLQNPQLDLEMEQNKLSIESANLKINQLDKQLKLLKDKEKTLADQVGKEEAKKQLDPEYQQIEMDKKLANLELKQTNLQKEMIDKRLSELEINSTIDGVVLSVNKPDSFSLENSMAEPIVHIGKLDAMIATGLLSEYDTLKVNSGQKVIFRSDAVPDQEWQGEIIKISLLPEQNQTALQSGSQAVQYPVTMKITGDSKALKPGFQIIMEIETDKKQANVLSIDALHDDGEQPYVFTVKDGKASKKNVKTGITSGAKIEILEGLSKEDEIIINGPDSIKDGMEVTLK, encoded by the coding sequence ATGAAAAAGAAAACATGGATTATGATTAGTGTAATCAGTCTGGTCATCATCATGATTTCTGTCAGTGTTTACCGGGAGGTTTTTGCAAAAGGACCTTCCGTTGAAACTACTGAAATGAAGGAGGAGGAAATTTCCTCCCTTTTAATGATTCCAGGTACAGTAAAACTTGAAGAGGAACAAATCATTTATGCATCTCCTGAAAAAGGAGAACTTAAAGAGCTGCTAGTAGTAGAAGGGCAGGAAGTAAAGAAAGGCACGGTAGTAGCAAGGCTTCAAAATCCTCAGTTAGATTTGGAAATGGAGCAAAATAAGCTGTCTATCGAATCAGCTAATCTAAAAATAAATCAACTTGATAAACAATTGAAGCTTTTAAAGGATAAAGAAAAAACTCTTGCAGATCAGGTGGGGAAAGAGGAAGCAAAAAAACAGCTTGACCCTGAATATCAGCAAATAGAGATGGATAAGAAGCTGGCAAATTTAGAATTAAAGCAAACAAATCTTCAAAAGGAAATGATTGATAAACGTCTAAGTGAATTGGAAATTAACAGTACAATAGATGGTGTCGTACTATCCGTTAATAAACCAGATTCATTCTCTCTTGAAAACAGCATGGCTGAGCCTATCGTACATATTGGTAAACTTGATGCAATGATAGCAACGGGTCTGTTATCTGAATATGACACATTGAAAGTAAACAGCGGACAGAAAGTGATTTTCCGTTCCGATGCTGTCCCTGATCAAGAGTGGCAGGGAGAAATAATCAAGATTTCTCTTCTTCCTGAACAAAATCAAACCGCTCTCCAAAGTGGGAGTCAGGCTGTACAGTATCCAGTAACGATGAAGATTACAGGAGATAGTAAAGCATTAAAACCAGGATTCCAAATCATAATGGAAATTGAAACAGACAAAAAACAAGCAAATGTACTTTCCATAGATGCACTGCATGATGATGGGGAACAGCCGTATGTTTTTACGGTTAAGGACGGCAAGGCAAGTAAGAAAAATGTTAAAACAGGCATCACATCGGGAGCGAAAATTGAAATTTTAGAAGGATTATCAAAAGAAGACGAAATTATTATTAATGGGCCAGATTCAATTAAGGACGGTATGGAAGTGACCCTAAAATGA
- a CDS encoding ABC transporter ATP-binding protein: MIELESITKTYLLGKESVNVLNNINLKIEQGEFVAIMGPSGSGKSTLMNMIGCLDKPTTGKYTLSEENVSYYSDNELARVRNQSIGFVFQQFHLLPRLSALKNVELPMIYAGVSKSERQTRAVEALSKVGLSDRMDHLPNALSGGQKQRVAIARAIVNKPKIILADEPTGALDSKTSIDIMEQFRELNEEEGVTVIVVTHEPEVAAYSNRTIYVRDGMIQLPPASIKGVSE, translated from the coding sequence ATGATCGAGCTTGAATCCATTACAAAAACTTATTTACTTGGCAAAGAAAGCGTTAATGTATTAAATAATATTAATTTGAAAATAGAACAAGGTGAGTTCGTCGCTATCATGGGTCCCTCAGGTTCAGGAAAATCAACTTTAATGAATATGATAGGCTGTTTGGATAAACCAACTACTGGGAAATACACTCTAAGTGAAGAAAATGTTTCTTATTATAGTGATAATGAACTTGCAAGGGTTAGGAATCAATCGATTGGATTTGTATTTCAGCAATTTCATTTATTACCACGTTTATCAGCATTGAAAAATGTAGAGCTTCCGATGATTTATGCCGGTGTATCCAAATCTGAACGTCAGACAAGAGCAGTAGAAGCATTAAGTAAAGTGGGATTATCTGACCGTATGGATCACCTCCCAAATGCCTTATCCGGCGGACAAAAGCAGCGCGTCGCAATCGCGAGAGCAATTGTTAATAAACCAAAAATCATTCTAGCTGATGAGCCAACGGGTGCACTTGATTCAAAGACAAGCATCGATATTATGGAGCAATTCAGGGAATTAAATGAAGAAGAAGGCGTTACGGTAATCGTTGTTACCCATGAACCTGAAGTGGCAGCGTATTCGAATCGAACGATATACGTTCGAGATGGTATGATTCAGCTGCCTCCTGCTTCCATTAAGGGGGTGTCTGAATGA
- a CDS encoding ABC transporter permease codes for MSFMENLLMALSSLKAHKMRSILTMLGIIIGVGAVIIVVVIGQGGEAMLKTQITGPGNTVELFYQPSDEEIRSNPNIFLQAPFKQEDIRALDQIQEIKSIVATSTQMSSVRFQQETADVSSTGINQAYLKLNEMNVGKGRSFSTSDFIGGRRVGLVSHVIQEELFKGDNPVGKVIKVANQPIEIIGVLEKPTGLLSFSSMEVYLPFQTWRTIYGSSDYTQVTLQADSTDELQIAGKKAARLLNNMHNTEDSYQVLNMEEIAAGIGQITRIMTLIIGSIAGISLFVGGIGVMNIMLVSVTERTREIGIRMALGATRGQVLTQFLIESMTLTLIGGILGIFLGWGSASIVSFFAGWPSLISWQVVLGGVIFSMVIGVVFGLLPANKASKLDPIESLRYE; via the coding sequence ATGAGTTTTATGGAAAACCTGTTAATGGCATTAAGCTCGCTAAAGGCTCATAAAATGCGCAGTATTTTAACCATGCTCGGAATAATAATTGGTGTCGGAGCAGTAATCATTGTAGTGGTAATTGGTCAGGGCGGAGAAGCGATGCTTAAAACACAAATTACCGGTCCAGGAAACACCGTAGAACTGTTTTATCAGCCTTCTGATGAAGAAATCCGATCGAATCCAAACATTTTCCTGCAGGCTCCGTTTAAACAGGAGGATATTCGGGCTCTTGACCAAATACAAGAGATTAAAAGCATTGTCGCTACTAGCACTCAAATGTCATCTGTTAGATTTCAGCAGGAAACCGCTGATGTGTCTTCCACAGGTATTAATCAAGCCTATTTAAAATTGAATGAAATGAATGTTGGAAAAGGGAGAAGTTTTTCCACTTCAGATTTTATAGGCGGCCGTCGAGTAGGGTTAGTCAGTCATGTGATTCAAGAGGAATTATTTAAAGGTGATAATCCTGTTGGAAAAGTTATCAAGGTGGCAAATCAGCCGATTGAAATCATTGGTGTTTTAGAAAAACCGACAGGTCTTTTATCGTTTAGTTCAATGGAGGTTTATCTTCCCTTCCAAACATGGCGGACAATTTATGGCAGCAGTGATTATACCCAGGTTACTCTGCAAGCTGACTCGACTGACGAGTTACAAATTGCAGGTAAAAAGGCTGCAAGACTATTAAACAATATGCATAATACAGAAGATTCCTACCAAGTCCTTAACATGGAAGAAATCGCAGCAGGGATTGGGCAGATTACAAGAATCATGACCTTAATTATTGGAAGCATTGCTGGTATTTCGTTGTTCGTTGGCGGTATTGGTGTTATGAATATTATGCTCGTTTCTGTAACGGAGCGTACGAGAGAAATTGGAATTCGAATGGCGCTTGGTGCTACTAGAGGCCAGGTTTTAACTCAATTTCTTATTGAATCGATGACGCTGACACTAATCGGGGGAATTCTCGGAATTTTTCTTGGCTGGGGAAGTGCTAGTATTGTCAGTTTCTTTGCGGGATGGCCATCCTTGATTTCGTGGCAGGTAGTGTTAGGCGGTGTGATCTTTTCAATGGTGATTGGGGTTGTGTTCGGACTCCTTCCAGCAAATAAGGCTTCAAAATTAGACCCTATTGAATCACTTAGGTATGAATAA
- the trpB gene encoding tryptophan synthase subunit beta, with protein MEKVSVDSRGYFGEFGGSFVPEELQLVLNEMEAQFLKYKDDPDFIEEFNYYLKEYVGRENPLTYAENLTRQMGGAKIYLKREDLNHTGAHKINNAIGQILLAKRMGAKRIIAETGAGQHGVATATACAMFGMECIIYMGKLDTERQALNVFRMELLGAKVIPVEKGQGRLKDAVDEALADLVQNYQNTFYLLGSAVGPHPYPSMVKHFQAIISEESKRQIIEKEGRLPTAVIACTGGGSNAIGAFAHYIDEKYVRLIGVEPEEAPTLTKGTPAIIHGFKCLTLLDENGNPQPTYSIAAGLDYPGVGPEHSQLKTTGRAEYVTVTGQEALDAFLLLSKTEGIIPALESSHAVAYAVKLAKELPKDDVLVVNLSGRGDKDVEQVFNMLKK; from the coding sequence ATGGAAAAAGTTAGTGTAGATAGTAGAGGCTATTTTGGTGAGTTTGGTGGTAGTTTTGTTCCTGAGGAGCTTCAGCTTGTACTGAACGAGATGGAAGCACAATTTTTAAAGTATAAAGATGATCCGGATTTCATCGAGGAATTCAACTATTACCTCAAGGAATATGTGGGGCGTGAAAACCCGCTGACCTATGCAGAAAATTTAACGAGACAAATGGGCGGAGCAAAAATCTATCTTAAACGAGAAGATTTAAACCATACTGGTGCTCACAAAATAAATAATGCAATCGGACAAATCTTATTGGCAAAAAGAATGGGTGCAAAACGAATTATAGCTGAAACAGGAGCTGGCCAGCATGGTGTTGCAACAGCTACTGCGTGTGCCATGTTTGGAATGGAATGTATTATTTATATGGGAAAGCTTGACACGGAGCGTCAGGCGCTTAATGTCTTTAGAATGGAACTGTTAGGAGCAAAGGTTATCCCGGTGGAGAAGGGGCAGGGTCGTTTAAAGGATGCAGTCGATGAAGCTTTAGCAGACTTAGTTCAAAACTATCAAAATACCTTTTATTTATTAGGATCAGCTGTAGGTCCTCATCCATACCCATCCATGGTTAAACACTTTCAAGCTATTATAAGTGAAGAATCAAAGCGCCAAATCATTGAAAAAGAAGGAAGGCTGCCAACTGCGGTTATTGCCTGCACTGGCGGCGGCAGCAATGCTATTGGTGCATTTGCCCATTATATTGATGAAAAATACGTACGTTTAATTGGAGTGGAGCCGGAAGAAGCACCAACCTTAACAAAAGGAACCCCAGCAATTATTCATGGTTTTAAATGTTTGACGTTATTAGATGAAAATGGTAATCCCCAGCCCACCTATTCGATTGCAGCCGGATTGGATTATCCAGGAGTTGGTCCAGAGCATAGTCAATTGAAAACAACCGGGAGAGCTGAATATGTTACGGTTACAGGACAGGAAGCATTAGACGCATTTCTGCTGCTAAGTAAAACGGAGGGGATTATTCCTGCGTTAGAGAGCTCCCACGCCGTTGCTTATGCTGTAAAACTAGCAAAGGAATTACCGAAAGATGATGTATTGGTTGTCAACCTATCAGGTCGTGGTGACAAAGATGTCGAGCAGGTTTTTAATATGTTAAAAAAATAA
- a CDS encoding AarF/ABC1/UbiB kinase family protein yields the protein MIKKKIRHIQRYRDIVYAFTKYGFGFVMKELGLLDLLSVPKRVFVEGNQSRNSRTTGERIRMFLEELGPTFVKIGQIASTRPDIIPADILQELVKLQDNVSLFSFDEVIRIVEEEMADSLENSFAEFSETPLAAASIGQVHHAVLHTGERVAVKIQRPNIMRVIDTDLEILQDLARLAESRIDWVERYQIRTIIEELSRSLREELDYENEGRNAEKIVKQFINDSKVHIPKVYWEYSTKKILTMEYIDGVKLNEIEKLQQEGYDTKVLGEKIVNAIFHQILIDGFFHGDPHPGNIVALPGQVIAFMDFGMVGRITPEMRAHIASFVIALMRKNTSEVVKAITNMGLVPDEVNVKQLHSDVDKLREKYLDVPFSQMSIGNAVNELLSVAYRHKIMIPTDLTILGKTLLTLEGTVEKLNHEISILAVAEPFGKQLLMDRFKPKNMAEFAWSNFTEYGDILHEFPKTIKDFTSVMKKGKMKIEISTPEIEPVLHKLNRISNRLSFSLVLLSFSIILVGVIIGASLSGQTSILLDKLPVIEIGFGIATTLFLLLIYSIFKSGRF from the coding sequence ATGATTAAGAAAAAAATACGCCATATTCAACGTTATCGAGACATCGTTTATGCTTTTACAAAGTATGGTTTTGGGTTTGTTATGAAAGAGTTAGGGCTTCTTGATTTGTTATCAGTTCCAAAGAGAGTATTTGTTGAAGGAAACCAATCACGGAATAGCAGAACAACAGGTGAACGAATTCGGATGTTTCTCGAGGAACTTGGTCCAACTTTTGTGAAAATTGGCCAAATTGCCAGCACTAGACCGGATATTATCCCAGCCGATATCCTTCAAGAACTGGTAAAGCTTCAGGACAATGTTTCTCTTTTTTCATTTGATGAAGTGATAAGAATCGTAGAAGAGGAAATGGCAGATTCTCTCGAAAATTCATTTGCAGAATTTAGTGAGACACCGTTAGCTGCAGCATCTATTGGGCAAGTCCACCATGCAGTTTTGCATACAGGAGAGCGTGTTGCTGTTAAAATTCAACGTCCCAATATTATGAGAGTAATTGATACAGATTTAGAAATCCTGCAGGATCTCGCCAGATTAGCGGAAAGCAGGATTGATTGGGTTGAAAGGTATCAAATTCGGACGATTATAGAAGAATTATCAAGGTCGCTTCGTGAAGAATTGGATTATGAAAATGAAGGCAGAAACGCAGAAAAAATCGTAAAACAATTTATTAATGATTCCAAGGTCCATATTCCCAAGGTATATTGGGAATACAGTACGAAGAAGATTTTGACGATGGAGTACATTGATGGGGTTAAATTAAATGAGATTGAAAAGCTTCAACAAGAGGGATACGACACAAAAGTATTAGGTGAGAAAATAGTAAATGCTATTTTTCATCAGATCCTAATCGATGGATTTTTCCATGGAGATCCTCATCCAGGTAATATCGTTGCCCTGCCAGGCCAAGTGATTGCATTTATGGATTTCGGGATGGTGGGGCGAATAACTCCTGAAATGAGAGCTCACATTGCCTCTTTTGTCATTGCACTAATGCGGAAAAACACTTCAGAAGTAGTGAAGGCAATCACGAACATGGGGCTTGTACCAGATGAAGTAAATGTAAAACAGTTACATTCAGATGTAGATAAGCTTCGCGAAAAGTACCTTGATGTTCCTTTTAGTCAGATGAGTATTGGAAATGCTGTAAATGAACTCCTTTCTGTTGCTTACCGTCATAAAATTATGATTCCCACAGATTTAACGATATTAGGAAAAACGCTGCTGACATTAGAGGGGACCGTTGAAAAGCTAAACCACGAAATAAGTATTTTAGCAGTGGCCGAACCATTTGGGAAGCAATTACTAATGGATCGCTTTAAGCCAAAAAACATGGCAGAATTTGCATGGTCAAATTTCACAGAATATGGGGATATCCTTCATGAATTCCCAAAAACGATAAAAGATTTTACCTCCGTTATGAAAAAAGGCAAAATGAAGATTGAAATATCCACTCCTGAAATAGAGCCAGTCCTTCATAAACTTAATCGTATAAGTAACAGGCTTTCGTTTAGTCTTGTATTGCTGTCCTTTAGTATTATTTTGGTAGGAGTAATTATTGGTGCCTCGTTATCAGGACAAACATCCATTCTGTTAGACAAACTGCCAGTAATAGAAATAGGTTTTGGTATTGCTACAACATTGTTCCTGCTGCTTATATATTCTATCTTTAAATCAGGAAGGTTTTAA
- a CDS encoding YitT family protein, whose amino-acid sequence MYKRRVNYYFSYSRSTYISISYSRSTYISIYKRLFYIFCGASLVAISLQLFLVKNNVIDGGIVGVSIILSHISSIEIGLALLLLNTPFFFLGYSYLGKRFLILSLFAISVLSIGTHVLEPFPSITNNPFLVILLGGVILGLGVGIVIRYGGSLDGTEVLAILLSKRTPFSIGQIVMFFNLFIFSSSIYIFGFKEAIFSLAAFFLAYKTIDLLIK is encoded by the coding sequence ATGTATAAGAGGAGAGTAAATTATTATTTTAGTTATAGCAGATCTACCTATATATCTATTAGTTATAGCAGATCTACCTATATATCTATCTATAAAAGATTATTCTATATCTTCTGTGGTGCTTCGCTTGTCGCCATATCTTTGCAGTTGTTTTTAGTGAAAAATAATGTAATTGATGGCGGTATCGTAGGAGTAAGCATCATTCTCTCGCATATTTCTAGTATTGAGATTGGCTTGGCTCTGTTACTGCTAAATACTCCTTTTTTCTTTTTAGGCTATTCTTACCTGGGAAAAAGATTTCTAATTCTAAGTCTTTTTGCTATTTCTGTGCTTTCAATAGGTACCCATGTTCTAGAACCATTTCCTTCCATAACGAATAATCCATTTCTAGTAATACTCTTGGGAGGCGTGATTTTAGGATTGGGTGTAGGAATCGTCATCCGCTATGGAGGGTCCTTAGATGGTACGGAGGTTTTGGCCATTCTATTGAGTAAACGAACCCCTTTTTCTATTGGACAAATTGTTATGTTTTTTAACTTGTTCATTTTTAGCAGTTCTATTTATATATTCGGATTTAAGGAGGCTATTTTTTCATTAGCTGCGTTTTTCTTAGCCTATAAAACAATTGATTTATTAATTAAGTAA
- a CDS encoding SDR family oxidoreductase, which produces MNTRDLFSLQEKTAIVTGGGRGLGEQIAVAYGDAGANVVICSRNLEACQQISEVLKAKGVRSLALKCDVSNPEEIQYVVDETMKEFGRIDILVNNSGVSWGAPALEMPEDKWDKVMNINLKAVFLFSQAVGRIMKEQRSGKIINIASIAGFGGQDPTVMDAIGYSTSKGAVITFTKDLAVKLAPYNVHVNAIAPGFFPAKMAKVVIDYSGKKILERTPAGRFGSDDDMKGPALFLASDASNYVYGHVLVVDGGTSASVQ; this is translated from the coding sequence ATGAATACTAGAGATTTATTTAGTTTGCAAGAAAAAACAGCTATTGTAACCGGTGGGGGAAGAGGACTTGGTGAACAAATTGCAGTGGCCTATGGTGATGCTGGAGCAAATGTAGTCATTTGCTCGAGAAATCTAGAAGCTTGCCAGCAAATTAGTGAAGTCCTAAAGGCAAAAGGGGTTCGTTCACTTGCATTAAAATGTGATGTTTCTAACCCAGAAGAAATTCAATATGTAGTAGACGAGACCATGAAAGAGTTTGGAAGGATTGATATTTTAGTCAATAATAGCGGTGTAAGCTGGGGAGCTCCTGCACTAGAAATGCCAGAAGATAAATGGGATAAAGTGATGAATATTAACCTTAAAGCCGTATTTTTATTTTCGCAGGCAGTCGGGAGAATTATGAAGGAGCAGCGTTCTGGTAAAATTATAAATATAGCTTCCATAGCTGGATTTGGAGGACAAGATCCAACTGTGATGGATGCAATTGGCTATTCAACTAGCAAAGGAGCAGTCATTACTTTTACAAAGGATTTGGCAGTAAAACTGGCACCCTATAACGTTCATGTTAATGCCATCGCACCAGGATTTTTCCCTGCCAAAATGGCAAAAGTGGTCATCGATTATTCAGGAAAAAAGATTCTCGAGAGAACTCCTGCAGGAAGATTTGGCTCAGATGATGATATGAAAGGTCCGGCATTATTTTTAGCTTCTGATGCTTCTAATTATGTGTACGGTCATGTTCTAGTTGTAGATGGCGGGACAAGTGCTAGTGTTCAATAA
- a CDS encoding alpha/beta hydrolase encodes MPITKANGIDLYYEVHGEGEPLLLIMGLSLTSKSWFRSIPVLSEQYKVIVFDNRGVGLSGKPNSPYSIELMAEDARAVLDAAGVESAHVYGISMGGMIAQRLALKYPERIKSLILGCTTSGGEEHVQPSADVSMLMLSRASSTATPEEMAWATAPILYSQSFIENHRDQVAEDIQKRIEIPVLPYAYMLQLQACLAHDTYNEIDEIKVPVLVIHGDADKLVPYENGVTLAEKIPNAEFLTINGAGHIYVTEANDIVNNRVIEFLNNL; translated from the coding sequence ATGCCTATAACGAAGGCTAATGGTATTGATTTATATTATGAAGTCCATGGTGAGGGTGAACCACTGCTATTAATCATGGGATTATCACTCACTTCTAAATCGTGGTTTCGATCAATCCCGGTTTTGAGTGAACAATATAAAGTAATAGTATTTGATAATCGCGGGGTTGGACTAAGTGGGAAACCAAATTCTCCCTATTCAATTGAATTAATGGCTGAGGATGCAAGAGCCGTTCTAGATGCAGCCGGTGTAGAGTCCGCTCATGTTTACGGAATTTCAATGGGAGGAATGATTGCTCAAAGACTTGCATTGAAATACCCAGAGCGAATTAAGTCCCTCATCCTCGGCTGTACAACATCAGGTGGGGAAGAACATGTTCAACCTAGTGCTGATGTTTCCATGCTGATGCTGTCTAGGGCATCTTCTACAGCCACACCAGAAGAAATGGCATGGGCAACTGCACCAATCCTCTACAGTCAATCATTCATCGAAAATCATAGAGACCAAGTCGCTGAAGATATTCAAAAGAGGATCGAGATACCTGTCCTTCCATATGCCTATATGCTGCAGCTTCAAGCGTGTCTTGCTCATGACACCTACAATGAAATTGACGAAATAAAAGTACCTGTATTGGTGATACATGGTGATGCGGATAAATTAGTTCCATATGAAAATGGTGTAACTCTAGCTGAAAAAATACCAAATGCCGAATTCCTTACCATTAATGGAGCAGGTCACATTTATGTAACTGAAGCGAATGATATAGTGAATAATCGAGTGATTGAGTTTTTAAACAACCTATAG